Proteins from a single region of Magnetococcales bacterium:
- a CDS encoding sigma-54-dependent Fis family transcriptional regulator, giving the protein MAQEGARLEKIPAKILIVDDEKNIRLTLGVCLREMGCEVAEAANEETALLAARQSHFDMAFVDLRLGAGNGLDLIPRLLVERPMLSIVVITAYATFETAVDAIKRGAADYLPKPFNPAQIRAIVERLSRRRVLEQRVQELEAMLRETSPEVELSTQSAVMRPVFVTAQRAAQSDAAILLRGENGTGKGVLARFIHSWSKRAAHPFVVVNCPTLSADLLASELFGHVRGAFTGAVRDQEGRVEVAEGGTVFLDELGEIPTSLQAKLLRFLQDKEFERVGENRTRKANVRLIAATNRNLEEDITQGRFREDLFFRINVIEIVVPPLRQRREDILPLAYRFLEFFARSEGRPTPELSPPAENALLAYAWPGNIRELKNVMERAAIIWPSPLIEPEAFPSRIAELSHIAMPQLGGLHTLESIEREHILRVIASSQTLEEAAAILGLDVSTLWRKRKRYQGEAS; this is encoded by the coding sequence ATGGCCCAAGAGGGAGCAAGGCTGGAGAAGATTCCGGCCAAGATACTGATTGTGGATGATGAAAAAAACATCCGTCTGACCCTGGGCGTTTGTCTCAGGGAGATGGGTTGCGAAGTGGCGGAAGCGGCCAATGAGGAGACTGCCCTGCTGGCTGCGCGGCAAAGCCACTTCGATATGGCCTTTGTCGATCTGCGCCTGGGAGCGGGCAACGGGCTCGACCTGATTCCGCGTCTGCTCGTGGAACGTCCCATGCTCTCCATCGTGGTCATCACGGCCTACGCCACTTTCGAAACCGCCGTGGACGCCATCAAACGCGGGGCTGCGGACTACCTGCCCAAACCCTTCAATCCGGCCCAAATCCGCGCCATCGTGGAGCGACTGAGTCGGCGGCGGGTGCTGGAACAACGGGTTCAGGAACTGGAAGCCATGCTGCGGGAGACCTCTCCCGAAGTGGAACTGTCCACCCAGTCCGCCGTCATGCGTCCGGTCTTCGTCACGGCGCAACGGGCGGCTCAATCCGATGCCGCCATTCTGCTACGTGGCGAAAACGGCACCGGCAAGGGGGTGTTGGCCCGTTTCATCCACTCCTGGAGCAAACGCGCCGCCCATCCCTTCGTGGTGGTCAACTGTCCCACCCTGTCGGCGGATCTGCTGGCCAGCGAACTCTTCGGTCATGTGCGGGGCGCTTTCACCGGGGCGGTGCGGGACCAGGAGGGGAGGGTGGAGGTGGCGGAAGGCGGCACCGTCTTCCTCGATGAACTGGGAGAAATCCCAACATCCCTTCAAGCAAAATTGTTGCGCTTTTTGCAGGATAAAGAGTTTGAGAGAGTCGGCGAGAATCGCACCCGCAAAGCCAATGTCCGACTCATCGCCGCAACCAACCGCAATCTGGAGGAGGATATCACCCAGGGGCGGTTTCGGGAGGACCTCTTTTTCCGCATCAACGTCATCGAAATCGTGGTGCCGCCTCTGCGGCAGCGCCGGGAGGATATCCTGCCACTGGCCTACCGCTTCCTGGAATTCTTCGCCCGCTCCGAAGGCCGGCCCACGCCGGAACTCTCCCCTCCCGCCGAAAACGCCCTGCTGGCTTATGCCTGGCCCGGCAACATCCGCGAACTGAAAAACGTCATGGAACGAGCCGCCATCATCTGGCCATCCCCCCTCATCGAACCGGAGGCCTTCCCCTCCCGAATCGCCGAACTGAGCCATATCGCCATGCCCCAGTTGGGCGGGTTGCACACCCTGGAAAGCATCGAACGGGAGCACATTTTGCGGGTCATCGCCAGCAGCCAGACCTTGGAGGAGGCCGCCGCCATACTCGGTCTCGATGTCTCGACCTTGTGGCGCAAACGCAAACGCTATCAGGGGGAGGCGAGCTGA